GTCCTCGTAGCTCTATCGCCCACTAACATTGATCTGCGAGTTGTGCTTGTTCAGGTGTAGCACTTCTGCACTCTCCTAGTACTGTCTGACTGAGAATGGACGTAGTAGACAGGTGGGAAGcctctgtttaaaggaacaggaacaccagcaaatgaaagtcttttaaatgaatgacaatataatgaactgttgtgTTCCACTGCTAGAACTGgtttgtttgctacagaaactctgcagtagcttatataaacaagctgctgtgtagccatgggggcagacattttttggtgttactgttcctttagggctttagcacTTTAGTtgcatggcgactaatcgcctcttattcggggcgacaatctccccgaactgccttccgcctgctaaaatgaaaattggtctgcggcaatgcactcgctttgatttccgaaattgccccacgaggaaactttgtgcgactttggaaatcgaagcgccgcgagtgcattgctgcaggtgatttttcattttagcaggcggaaggcagtttggagagattgtcgccccaaataagaggcaattagtcgccaggcgactaaatcaccCCGAAACTGCCCGGGTGCTAAAGCCCTTACGCAACATGGAGAGCTCTCGGGTGGGTGCCCCCGGCCTAGATAAGGCACTGGGCTTGAAGGGggggttcacttttaagttaacatttagtatgttaaagtATAGCTAATTCTATGCACATATTATcctttgtttttacagtttttttaattatttgttcgaATTGTTCctttgcctttttccagctttcaaattggggtcactgacccaatctgtaagactacacatttatcattattactactttttgttatttctctttctatgaaggccctctcctattccagtctcttactcaaatcaatgcatggatgctagggtaatttggaccctagcaacagattgATTACACTGTAATCTGGAAagcctctgaataaaaagctaagtaattaacaaaatcacaaataatagaaaatggaaaccaaaatacaaatagtctcagaatatcactctcaacatcatactaaaagttaatttaaaggtgaacagtggTGATAAGAGAAATTTTTAGCCAAGTTGCACTTTGAAAATGGCaggcatagaaataaaaaattgtcacatggcaacaaaaatttttgtcgcccatagacttaatgtatttcgccatttcgcaaatttttggcgaagcaaaacgggtcagatttgcccatcactaacaaccCTGGCATAAGAAGTGGAGAACAGTCACTTTAAAGACGGTCCTATTTGCCACATGCCAGCAAAGTGTAAACTGTCACCCTGTTCAATTATAACCCCAGAATATCTCTCcctggagggccacaggttggacattgCCTCATTATGACACAGAGCTGATTACAAAGGTTAACAATCAATAGCAATATGAAGTGTTTGCTTTATTATTCatcaaaaccttttttgtttttctttcagaaaTAGGCGCATTCCTTAAAAATGCCTGGGCGAAAGAGCCAGTTATCACTGTTTCAGCAGCCATTGGAATTTTGGGTAATCCTCTTTGCCATTCATTACTGTGAATACAGggaaaccttaattttacataccatttttttaaagggatactgtcatggaaaaacatgttttttccaaaacacatcagttaatagaattctgcactgaaatccatttctcaaaatagctaacagatttttttatattcaattttgaaatctgacatggggctagacattggtcagtttcccagctgccccagtcatgtgacttgtgcctgcactttaggatggtactactttctggcaggctgttatttctcctacttaatgtaactgaatcagtctcagtgggacttggcttttattaagtgctgttcttagatctaccagggagctgttatcttgtgttaaggagctgttatctcgttaccttcccattgttctgttgttaggctgctgggggtggggggaagggatggggtgaaatcattccaacttgcagtacagcagtaaagtgtgactgaagtttatcagtacacaagtcacatgactgggggcagctgggaaactgacaatatgtctagccccatgtcagatttcagatttgaatataacaaaatctgtttgctattttgaaaaatggatttcagtgcagaattctgctggagcagcactatttactgatgttttgaaaaaacatgttttcccatgacagtatccctttaagttttacctcattttacatttgggtattttttttgtggtcccaccaatttatgaTGCATGTCAATAGGTGTCTTTCCCTGATTTTTATATCatgttttccaggattttacatcCAAACTTTGTGCTGATGTTCCTAAAAATGGTTAATCCTGTTATCATTAGTTAAATTAACAGGTTTAAAACACTAACCAGATACATCTTTTGCCCTGGTCCtgtctttcaaagtaaaactgtgcttatatcctttgagtattTAAAGcattcctttaatacatttcccttattttacattttcccagctTTTACACTTTAACCCCCCCCCAGTCACCTGAAAaactaaaatgggggttctactgtatttggatGTTACACCGGGAACTTTAATGGCCATATTCAACAACATTCCCTGAGCAGATGGAGTGTTCTGCAAATTCAAGAGAACAATGTTGGTTTTTGTCGTAGCCCAACTATTGTTTAGTCACGAAGGGGCAATATGTGcctgtgttgaacatactttaAACAGTAACAATAAGGCACTTTTATTTGACCTTCATCCCACCCCCTTGCTAGCCATTTTAAGAGGATCAGGAGGTAGTTTAATTATTAGTCACAGCTTACGTTACCCACAAGGACCACCACATTATCTTTAAACCATGGCACCACCAGACATTCAGAAATACCACTGATATATCACAAAAATTATAATTGTCTCtgtgctaataattcatttttttttcattagctgTGGCCATTCCGCTTGTAAGTCCCTACACAAAGTATACTGCATTGTTGAATCAATCCACGCCCTACAATTATCCAGGTAAAACCGCATTTCTCTTGTATTTCTTTATAACAGTGCAAAGTAATCgggagggggcaggttagggtcaggtgcgggtccaGAAATTCttgactcgcacatcactactgtaaagCTGGAGATTGGGGGCTCTGCATTCATCTGGTAGCATGTGAGCGTTGAATGGAAACAGCTGCCTGCAGAGTTCCCAGCAGTGATATGTGGGCCGGCCCAATAACTGCGGGTTTCGACACCTGCACACCTTCTTTGGGTCAAGCTGTTTCTTTTGCTGTCCCCGTTCATGACCTCCCTGTTCCGGCTGTATCTATTTATAAGCATGTGtatgctccgccccttttacagATGATGAAGTTGGGATCGGGTGCAGGTCAAATCTATTTtcacctgcacatcactagtcccaGAGATATGACCATGCTTGGCCCTTGTTTGTGAGCCCTTTATTGAGGTGTTGGTAGACTTGTATACATGTGCTCTAGGCACCTTCTTCATTGCAGAGTTTTACAGGCTGAGCTAAAAGGACTCGATTTACatatacagggatccccaaccttctttatctgtgagccacattcaaatgtaaaacagaagcaacagaagcatgaaataGATGTGCCCggggtgtgccaaataaggactatgATTGGCTAAATAAggggtgtgccaaataaggactatgattggctattttgtagacCAATAtggtttggccataaacctggtttctatgcaaccaaaacttgccttcaagccaggaattcaaaaataagcgcctgttttaaggccactgagcaacatccatggggttggggagcaaactactggttggggaccactgtacaTATATATCATTCTACCTGGGGGAGTTGATGTTTTGCAACAACTGGCAGTAGCACTTGACTTTTTGACTGAAATAGCCAAGTACTGGAAttttatgatagatagatgatagatagatactttaTGAATCTATCATTATTTGCAAAATCAGTTGTAAGCACTCTGAAataatgtttcatttgaaaaaagaaatagtACATTTCCGCCATATGACTTGGAAAGTTCAGACTGTGGCCTGTGGATTATAGATTTAGCCAaaaccaaatcctgcaaaaatgtatatatgtattggcCCAGTCCTAGGTTAACGATATACTTAATCTAAACCTTATTTAGAAATAGAATATGTTGGTCCTTTTGAAGAACTCTATACAATTTACATCAGACTGAAGGCCAGTGCTATGTATTGTGTGAAAGAATGATCCATATCATCAGGCAGCAAAGTATAGAAAGGCACATGCAGATATTAAGAGAATATCTTTGTTCATTCTGTTCTTGTTTAGTTCCAGTTCGAGATGATGGAAACATGCCAGATGTCCCCAGTCATCCTGCTGATAAGCTTGGGCCTAACCTTGATTGGTTTAAGAACATGTAAATGAAAGGaaaagaaatctgaaaagaaTCCGTTGTTCTGTTCACACCATTATGTATCctgtataaatatgaataaaaacactTACAAAAAAGTAACAGTTAAATTAATCCTTTAGTGGTTTTTGGCAATAAAAccgtatatttactgtatatatctttTCCTTCTGCAAATTCAATGcttcttgtatttttcttgtaATCTCTGCTTTAGCAGGCAATTATAGGGGACCTGTCgccgtaaaggagaactaaaccctccatgTAAatccccattggcccccctctGCACAGTCGATTGGGCAGGGTTTAAATAACCCATCGGATTGAGGacagcatctgttcattgatgcggtcctcaatccGAACACCCATATGCTCAtcgttgtgatccaatcattttggccctagggcctctgattggatcagcccaatgttgcccacctcaaggtggacatatcaggGAGTGATCCCCTCGTATGGTGACCTCTAtgtatgtatgaccagctttacacaCAGGCCTTTTTTGTGTAATCGTTTAACATGCACGTACACAACCtaatggaaattttaaaaaatctattttattctaCCAAATTGTACCCACCAGCCAGTTCATTCCTTTACATgtttgtgtacttaaaatgcatgaacacacacacacacacaatatacgtTTTGATGCATTCCGCAGACATCTCAGTGCacaaatatgcaaacatttatacatactgtatgtgtgtaaccATAATGCATTTCTTAGCAGAGGCACTCTTTATATAATGGTAACCGTCTATTTACACTAGATGGAGATATTTAATTGATAAACTATTTAGCAATTCATATGTACAAATATGAAGATAATGGTCTTGTCACACAGCTATATTCACATAATTTATTGCTTCCTGAAGCATTTGTAAACCAAAAAACCCTATTTACAAACAGGACATTTAATTAAAGAACAGTTATGTCACATTCATATTGTAGTCTTTGAATATGGGCTCAGAGACACCGAAATAGTAGCAGGATACAACATTCCTTTTTTGAGGctattgtgtttgtttaaaaaaacaaaaaacaaacaggcTGGCAATCCCATGGATCCTGGCATAAGAGTATGgtttaaattcattatatattcCTAGAGTGGCCTCTTCAGGCATCTTTATTTCTTATGACGATACCCATGGTAAAAGTTGCACAAGATTTCCTGAGCAGGTTTGAAAAGCATTAATCAAAATCTGGGCTGGAAAACTTTGGATATTGTAGGATCTTGTCTCGTGGGCTGAGAGTGCGCCAGCTCAGAGGCAGCTCCTCATCTCCTTCACACAGGTAATCCTCTTCAATCTTCACCTAGCAGAGGAACAAAGTATTATTAATATATGCTAAACATGCATTTGCCAACGAATGCGACAAAATGTACCTGCGTATAACATTATTCCACAAAAAGGGATTAATGGATAAATTCGATTTTGCTTATGGTTTTAAACAGATATAGTAGCCATGCATTGCTACCATACTGCTAACGTAATGGTCTAATGATGTGAAATACTACATAAACAGTCCTTGCATCTCATCTGGTCATTATTGTATAAtggttattatttgtgggtttagaAACTGTTGTTTGTGAGTCTAGAAACTTCCCACTGCTCAGATACTATTCATGCTTGTCAGTGAACTGAATATCTGAGGGCACTAGAGAATACTCCTGCAGCATTACCTGAACCAGAAGAGGTTCTGATGGAAGAAGAGATGGGGTCAGTCTTCTTCCATTATGGTCTCTCTCTTCCTTGAGCTTTTTCCTGTTTTTAGCTGGTGGCCCCTCTGTCTGTGATGGACTTAGAGGGCTATTAGTTTCCAGACCTAGGGGTTGCCCAGATGAGCAAACAGGAATAACAGACATCTCCTCATTCGCCGGAGGTTCATTTTCAGAGTTCCCATGGGCAGGGGAGTTGTGTGGGTGGGTCCCTTCATCCtattaaaccccaaaaagagACTTTATGAAAACGTTTAACTAAAATAAGAGTGCAATTTAAAGATAAAGAGAACAAACACTCCCTTTGCAAGGTAAAACATGGTAATCAGAGATTTGTGTCCCGTCAACACTTAGGAAGGAAtagcaacatcaaaaaattaaagtgtttttaacccgtaataaaaaaaaaaaccctcccgccataccctgggtagacccctctccctcctccccccttccccagcctacctgccccccgggtaaatggccctaattttttactcacatctccgtgcagattctggccttggagttcacagcagccatcttctttcttcggtctttttcggaagtttcggcgtatgcgcagttggaatAAATTTCTGGCCCGAATccctgcacatgcaccgaaagttacgaaaatttctgaattttttttcggaaattttcatgactttcaggacatgcgcagttgttcgggacagGAAGTTTACtccaagtgcgcatgcgccgaaaatgccgTCAATACACGAAggttaccggagaagaagaagacggCTGCCATGCACTCCGAgaccagaatctgcacggagcgGTGAGTAAAGAATTtgtggcatttgcccggggggggcaggtaggctgagggggaggagatagggggggtctacccagggtggggggaggggtttttaaactacggttgaattctcctttaagtaatgaataaatagtgaaatgttgccctgcactagacaaactggggtgttttcttcagaaacactactatagtttatgcaAACAGAACTTTcatcagtgcaggacaacagtacattatattttatatctaaaacactttcatgttttggtgttactgttcctttaactgtaacCAGCAACATTTGGCAATCagaataattagaattatttagaaAAGACAGAGCCTGTAACATTAGCAGCAATCAGTAAGAGGATATCTCCTGTCTTCATTGGTTAGTGTAAAATGGAACTTGTTGCAACCAAACCTTCCATGGGTGAATTGTGCAATTGTGTGTTAATTTTGTGTTAAAAGCAAGAATCAATGAACAAGAATTTTTACCTCTAACAAAAACGTGAGATGGCACTTTCTGTAATCATCCTCGTAGGCATCCAAGACCTTCATCAAACATCTAGGAAAGAATAAAATGTGTTAAAGTGCTTTTCTGCGAGACAGATAATGGTTTCTCCTACTTTCAAGAAATATGTTGGAAAACTGTTGCATTAAAATGCTGTGCAAGTTACAAGGGGAGCAACACCGGCTGCACTGCACAGCCTGCAATATAAAGTATATGGTGGTGTAGGAAGCCTAGATGCCAGTCTACTTTAGAATCTTACCGTCAGTACTCACTGACCCTGCAACATGTGACCCCCATGGAATAGAATGGAACCCCAAAATGTTGAATTTGCAGTGATGACAGTAAAGTGTTTGAGTACACATTTGCCAATAGCCTTGAAATGATGACAGCGCTGTATAAATGTTTCTCCTGCTATTTCCATGTTGGTCTGTGACCTCCTACACATGCATGGTCTGTGTCCAGACTGAAGGAGATTTTAGGCTAAACCGAATGTAATGGGACAGGAAAATAGAACTTATAATTGAGTGCCCCTGTCACTGAGATGGTTGGGCAACTCACATACACTGTCTCATCATAATGGCCGGGGAAGTCTCTTGTCCTGTAATGAAGTATGCTACACTACAAAAGTCCAAAGAGTGGcgtttataatattaataatacaggtattggaccttttatccagaatgctcgggacctgcggttttcctgatctttccttaatttggatattcgtaccttaagtctactagaaaattatgtaaacattaaataaccccaataggctggttctgcttccaataaggattaattaaatcttagtttggatcaagtacaaggtactgttttattattacagagaaaaaggaaatacattttaaaaacgtgaattatttgattatagtggagtctatgggaatagggagctttctgaataacaggtttgcagataacggatcccacacctgtaataataataataaatgaaaaaatagtaCAATAGAATAATGAGAATGCAAACAACCAGTACCTCCTTTTGTGTTTCAGCCTTTGGGTTATCTTTTCCACCTGGTGAAGCCTGTTAAGAATTCTCTCATTTACCTGCAATACAATTTACCATTACTGCATGATTGAATGTTAATATGTGAAATTTCAGCACTAACACAAAAGTAACACAATGATCAGACAGCACAGTACTTTTAAATCATGCAGTAGACCCGACATACACTGGTTGCAGCAGGTACCCCTGTAACAACAGAAATCTACACATctacgcatatgcaaattaggggcggggagggaaatcgtgtgactttttgtcacaaaacaagtaaaaaatgctttccccttcccactgcaaattaggattctgatttggtattaggccgaatcttttgcgaaggattcgggggttcggccgaatccaaaataatggatttggtgcacctctagtttgtccctgctgagcagaatccccgagtttcattaaaggcagcagttagaattgatacaatagttgctaatactccagagacacTGCTGagatatgtatcaactaattgtatcaactaaatgtaataaattgtaacagtttctgctcctggatcactgagctgccggaCTGAAACACTAgcgacaggaacattaaacttgcatttggggaaaacggtaaaaaataaaagatggaaagaaattgaaaaaagtatttgtttatggtgaacaatctgaaaacaactgaactgaaaaaagtgtttggaaggtaaacaacctctttagggcagagacacatgtgaagattcggggagatttagtcgcccgtcggctagaatcaaaatcgccggtgggatggcactcggagcgatgtGTTTTCTGAAGTTGGCTCACGAGGAAACGAATCGATTTgcgtgccatcccgccagcgatttagattctagccggcggaaaggctatgctgggagattagtcacccgaagaaaaggcgattttcACTAGGCGACTAatttccacgtgtgtctctgccctaaatgggtGCCGTCTGAATCAATACAAAGACTTTGGCAACATGGTAATATACACTTTACTGAAATAGCAACCAACAAGAGATGAAAACGGGAATCACATACAAACACATGGAGATTTATACAATGAGCGTGAACCCTTAGCAATCACCAGTTCTATGTCTTTGCAGCGCCGTCTCAATGTAATAAACTTCCTTCTGTGCAGCTCACGCTGCTTGGCTTCTACCTCCTCTTCATCTTGAAGGTTATCTCCGCTAAGGCCTCCATCCACAAATTCCACCTCTGTTTCTAACTCACTCTCCAGAATATTTCCCCCAAATAGAGGTGGCCAAGCAAGTTCAGACCCAGGAGGTACAGAGAACTCCTCAAAGCCCACTCCAGCCATGTTATATAACtggaacacacaaaaaaagattgtttgtattaaaaaatatatatatattttttaaatctacaTTTTGTAGATGTATagttcaaaaatataaaataaccatGTTATTAAAAAGATACAGTCGAATTTGCATTGGGGAAGTATATTTCCTAGAACCTGTGGCTGCCTCTACTTCCTTTATCAAAATACACAAACGAAAGAGCACAAACATGCAATTACGAACGCAAATTTTAAGTTTATTCTAGTGTAAATTGGGAATAGttgattcaagtttaaaaaaaattcaaaatttatcattacTGTgcatttaagaattcaaatttgactatgcgccatctaaaacctgccaaattggtgttttagcctatggaggacctcctacaatcaatttgaagTAGTTCGgtcgacttcaaattcgattcaagtttgcgggtcgatcctaatTTACCcaaatttaaaattcaattagttacattttttttcgaatttgcaattggttttcatttttaattatttgcagttttcaagttatttagctttttatccagtcgATCTCCAGgtcgcaatttcagcaatatggtttctagggtccaaattactctagcaaccatgcattgatttgaataagagactggaaaaggagagggtctgagtagaaatatgagtcataaaaagcagcaataacaataagggtcgaatttcgatttaaaaaaaaaacaattggaaattcaaattaaaaaagaccaactgaaatatattttaaaaaaaagtttttttcaggtgaataggccgttttagtttgaatttgaatcgtaaaaaaaaagaaaaaactttgatttttcaaagtccaccaattgactccaaataggttctaggaggttcaaaatagactaaaacagcaattcggcaggttttagatggcgaatggtcaaagtcggattttcaaagagacagtacatgataaatttcgatattccagttttcgattttttttttcatattcgaaccaaatttgttttattccctagtcgatgtacacaaaaattagctcagaaATTCCAATTCGAATTTTCCCTACGACCTAAATCTGCccgaaatgtgtagccttacagaccatccgttttttagatggggtcagtgacccctatttgaaagatggaaagagtcagaagaaaaaggcaaataattaaaaaaaaaaaaaaatatataaaaatgaaataatgaagactagttgcttaggattggtcattcaataacatattaaaatgtaattaaagtgaaTCATCTCTTGAACAACAAACAATGCCTCGCACTAACATAATAATATAACCCTGCCTTTACTAAGGCTCTGCTGGTGATAAGCTCCAATATGTTACACGTTACCTTTATGGCATTGGCAGGATACAGCCCCCCTATTACATCCTTAATAGAAAATGAG
This sequence is a window from Xenopus laevis strain J_2021 chromosome 7S, Xenopus_laevis_v10.1, whole genome shotgun sequence. Protein-coding genes within it:
- the ndufa3.S gene encoding NADH dehydrogenase [ubiquinone] 1 alpha subcomplex subunit 3, giving the protein MAAFGKIGAFLKNAWAKEPVITVSAAIGILAVAIPLVSPYTKYTALLNQSTPYNYPVPVRDDGNMPDVPSHPADKLGPNLDWFKNM
- the LOC108697743 gene encoding TCF3 fusion partner; translation: MAGVGFEEFSVPPGSELAWPPLFGGNILESELETEVEFVDGGLSGDNLQDEEEVEAKQRELHRRKFITLRRRCKDIELVNERILNRLHQVEKITQRLKHKRRCLMKVLDAYEDDYRKCHLTFLLEDEGTHPHNSPAHGNSENEPPANEEMSVIPVCSSGQPLGLETNSPLSPSQTEGPPAKNRKKLKEERDHNGRRLTPSLLPSEPLLVQVKIEEDYLCEGDEELPLSWRTLSPRDKILQYPKFSSPDFD